A single genomic interval of Aedes aegypti strain LVP_AGWG chromosome 1, AaegL5.0 Primary Assembly, whole genome shotgun sequence harbors:
- the LOC5573032 gene encoding ubiquitin-like-conjugating enzyme ATG10: MTTGTLTEEQFRDAAERFLERSHRIGDDWELVKSENGTYLTKRLKQTLKKEKAETAGEDEELIVDDPSLGRPTPSDEDVYQFEYHVVYSVSYQVPVLYFNAYKSDGTMLRLEEAWQGFRDLASESREQLRRTLTQMEHPILFRPFLALHPCRTAQVLGNVATGCGNLLVAFISSYGPFVNLNLDVRYAALAK; the protein is encoded by the exons ATGACTACCGGAACCTTAACCGAGGAGCAGTTCAGAGATGCTGCTGAGCGGTTTTTGGAACGATCTCACCGAATCGGTGATGACTGGGAACTCGTCAAATCcgaaaacggaacatacctcaCAAAGCGATTGAAGCAGACACTAAAGAAGGAGAAAGCTGAAACCGCCGGTGAGGATGAAGAATTGATCGTAGATGATCCTTCTTTAGGGAGACCGACCCCAAGCGATGAAGATGTCTATCAGTTCGAGTATCACGTAGTTTACAGCGTTAGTTACCAGGTTCCCGTTCTGTACTTCAATGCTTACAAGTCCG ATGGAACCATGCTCCGACTGGAGGAAGCCTGGCAGGGATTTCGCGATCTGGCGTCGGAAAGCCGGGAACAGTTGAGGCGAACTCTAACCCAGATGGAACACCCGATACTTTTCCGCCCATTTCTTGCGCTGCATCCCTGTCGAACGGCACAGGTTCTGGGAAACGTTGCCACCGGGTGTGGCAATTTGCTCGTGGCGTTCATTTCATCATACGGGCCATTTGTCAATTTGAATCTGGACGTTCGATACGCTGCATTGGCGAAATAG